The following is a genomic window from Gracilimonas sp..
AAGAGAACCAACCGGCTCTCATTATTGAAGACGAAAAACTTCGTGAATATTTGCATACAAGACTTCGCAATGGCGGTCTTTCTAATGTTATAATAGAACGTACCCCTAAGCGAATTTTGCTTACGCTTCGAACAAGCCGACCCGGTGTTATTATCGGTAAAGGTGGAGAGCAGATTGAATTGCTTCGCGAAGAGCTTAAGAAAATCACCAGCAAAGAAGTACAAATTAATGTTAGTGAAATTAAACGCCCTGAGCTTGATGCAAGCTTAGTTGCTCAGAATATTGCACAGCAGTTACAAGCTCGTGTCTCATTTCGTAGAGCAATGAAAACAGCTATTTCATCAGCAATGCGTATGGGTGCTAAAGGTATTAAAGTTCGTTGTGCAGGACGACTTGGTGGAGCAGAAATGGCCCGAACCG
Proteins encoded in this region:
- the rpsC gene encoding 30S ribosomal protein S3, with the protein product MGQKTNPTGFRLGIIRGWDSNWFSEENQPALIIEDEKLREYLHTRLRNGGLSNVIIERTPKRILLTLRTSRPGVIIGKGGEQIELLREELKKITSKEVQINVSEIKRPELDASLVAQNIAQQLQARVSFRRAMKTAISSAMRMGAKGIKVRCAGRLGGAEMARTEQYKEGQIPLHTLRADIDYAASTSNTIYGSIGVTVWIFKGEIIGDVDLTPGTQSGRDSDSGRGNRRGGDDKGRRSRRRSRNRNRS